TAAGTCTCTTAATTCACGACCTTCTGCGTATGCAGAATAGAGTTGGTCAGATACTCCACTGTGGTCATCCCTAGTTTTTTCTCCTCCAATACCACCACTCATCAAACGAGAAAGTGAAGGAAGTACGTCTACAGGAGGGTAAATACCTTTCCTTGAGAGTTCCCTACTTAATACAATTTGTCCTTCGGTAATATAACCGGTTAAATCAGGAATTGGGTGAGTAATATCATCTTGAGGCATAACTAAGATAGGCATTTGAGTAATGGAACCTTCTTTACCATCAATACGTCCTGCTCTTTCATAAATACCTGCGAGGTCAGTGTACATGTAACCAGGGTAACCTCTTCTTCCAGGTACTTCTTCTCTAGCTGCAGAAATTTCCCTTAAAGCTTCACAGTAGTTGGTCATATCAGTTAAGATAACTAATACTTGCATACCTAAAGTGAATGCGTAGTATTCAGCAGTAGTTAAAGCCATTTTTGGAGTTAAGATTCTTTCAATAGCAGGGTCGTCTGCTAAGTTCATGAATACTGTTAATTTTTCTAATGCTCCGGTACGTTCGAAGTCTCTCATAAAGAAGTTTGCTTCTTCGTTGGTAATACCCATAGCTGCAAAAATTACTGCGAATTCGTCGTTTGCACCTAATACTTTAGCTTGTCTAGCGATTTGAACAGCTAAATCGTTGTGAGGTAAACCAGATCCTGAGAAAATAGGAAGTTTTTGTCCTCTTACTAATGTGTTCATTCCGTCAATGGTAGAGATACCAGTTTGAATAAATTCTTCAGGGAATTCACGGGAAGCAGGGTTCATAGGAGCCCCATTAATATCTAATTCTTCATCAGGAATAATTTCTGGTCCACCGTCAATAGGTTTACCGATACCGTTAAAGATACGTCCCATCATGTCTCTGGATACACCGATTTTTGCGGTTTGACCAGTGAATCTGGTTTTAGTATCTTTAGTGTTTAAATCAGTGGTTCCTTCGAATACTTGAATAACAGCAACATCTTTACTTACTTCAAGAACTTGTCCACTTCTTTTTTCACCAGTAGGTGTTTCAATATCTACAATTTCATTGTAACCAACGCCTTCTACACCTTCAACAACCATTAAAGGACCTGAGACTTCGGATACAGTAGTATATTCTCTAGTTTTAATATTTGTATTCATGTTTAAGCCTCACTGCATTGTTTTACAACTGCAGCTTGAATATCTGCAATTTTTGCGTCAAATTCATCTTGTGGTATGTATTTCATTTTACCAATGTCTTCTTTAACAGGTAAAGCTGCAATAGTTGCAATTGGAGCTCCTCTGTTAACAGCTGCAAGAGATTCTTTGTAGAATAAGAGAATGGTCTTTAACATTTGGTATTGTTTGGATGGAGCACAGTAAGTGTCAACATCGTCAAATGCGTTTTGTTGTAAGAAGTCTTCTCTTAACATACGGGTAGTTTCTAAAGTAGCTTGGTCAGTTTCAGGTAATGCATCAGGACCTACTAATTGTACAATTTCTTGTAACTCGGATTCTTTTTGTAATAATCCCATAGCTTGGTCACGGATAGATCTCCAATCTTCAGCTACGTTTTCAGCCCACCAACCTTCAATACTGTCTACGTATAAGGAGTAACTTTGTAACCAGTCAATTGAAGGGAAGTGACGTTTATCTGCAAGAGATGCATCTAATGCCCAGAACACTTTACAGATACGTAAGGTGTTTTGAGTAACAGGTTCGGATAAGTCCCCACCAGGAGGAGATACAGCACCAACTACAGAAATAGAAGCTACATGAGGTTCGGAACCGATAGTTTCTACTCTTCCTGCTCTTTCGTAGAATTGTGCTAATCTGGATGCTAAATATGCAGGGTAACCTTCTTCCCCAGGCATTTCTTCTAATCTTCCAGAAATCTCCCTCATAGCTTCAGCCCATCTAGAGGTTGAATCAGCCATAAGTGCTACATCGTAACCTTGGTCACGGTAGTATTCAGCAATAGTAATACCAGTATATACACATGCTTCACGAGCTGCTACCGGCATGTTAGAAGTGTTTGCGATAAGAACAGTTCTGTCCATTAATGGGTTACCAGTTTTAGGGTCGTCGAGGAATGGGAATTCGGTAAGTACTTCAGTCATTTCGTTACCACGTTCTCCACATCCGATATATACCACAATATCTGCGTCTGCCCATTTAGCTAATTGTTGTTGAGTAACAGTTTTACCTGATCCGAAAGGTCCAGGGATAGCTGCTGCTCCTCCTTTAGCTACGGAGAAGAAAGTGTCTTGTGCTCTTTGACCAGTTACTAAAGGTACATCTGGGTCTAATTTCCTTACGTAAGGACGGCTTTTTTT
This Methanobacteriaceae archaeon DNA region includes the following protein-coding sequences:
- a CDS encoding V-type ATP synthase subunit B is translated as MNTNIKTREYTTVSEVSGPLMVVEGVEGVGYNEIVDIETPTGEKRSGQVLEVSKDVAVIQVFEGTTDLNTKDTKTRFTGQTAKIGVSRDMMGRIFNGIGKPIDGGPEIIPDEELDINGAPMNPASREFPEEFIQTGISTIDGMNTLVRGQKLPIFSGSGLPHNDLAVQIARQAKVLGANDEFAVIFAAMGITNEEANFFMRDFERTGALEKLTVFMNLADDPAIERILTPKMALTTAEYYAFTLGMQVLVILTDMTNYCEALREISAAREEVPGRRGYPGYMYTDLAGIYERAGRIDGKEGSITQMPILVMPQDDITHPIPDLTGYITEGQIVLSRELSRKGIYPPVDVLPSLSRLMSGGIGGEKTRDDHSGVSDQLYSAYAEGRELRDLVAVVGEEALTPRDQKFLEFAQEFEDQFITQSKDEDRSIFETLDLGWNLLKILPKSELKRVKEEFIEQYLPKDE
- a CDS encoding ATP synthase subunit A; protein product: MIIEGNIIKIAGPVIVADGMRGAQMLEMVRVGNEKLIGEIIELEGDTATIQVYEETAGIQPGEVVECTGGALSVELGPGVMSSIFDGIQRPLRIIREASGDFIARGIDVDSIDKEKKWEFKPVAKVGDVLKAGDVLGEVQETSAVLHKIMVPPTLEGEVTEIAAEGEYTIVEDIAEVGGQKVQMLQKWPVKKSRPYVRKLDPDVPLVTGQRAQDTFFSVAKGGAAAIPGPFGSGKTVTQQQLAKWADADIVVYIGCGERGNEMTEVLTEFPFLDDPKTGNPLMDRTVLIANTSNMPVAAREACVYTGITIAEYYRDQGYDVALMADSTSRWAEAMREISGRLEEMPGEEGYPAYLASRLAQFYERAGRVETIGSEPHVASISVVGAVSPPGGDLSEPVTQNTLRICKVFWALDASLADKRHFPSIDWLQSYSLYVDSIEGWWAENVAEDWRSIRDQAMGLLQKESELQEIVQLVGPDALPETDQATLETTRMLREDFLQQNAFDDVDTYCAPSKQYQMLKTILLFYKESLAAVNRGAPIATIAALPVKEDIGKMKYIPQDEFDAKIADIQAAVVKQCSEA